The DNA sequence TGGCCAACCTGGCCAAGATGCCGCACCTGCTCGTCGCGGGCGCCACGGGCGCCGGCAAGTCGAGCTTCGTCAACTCCATGATCACCTCGATCATGATGCGCTCCACCCCCGAGGAGGTGCGCATGATCCTCGTGGACCCCAAGCGGGTGGAGCTGACGATCTACGAGGGCATCCCGCACCTCATCACCCCGATCATCACCAGCCCCAAGAAGGCCGCGGAGGCGCTGGAGTGGGTGGTCCGGGAGATGGACGCCCGCTACGACGACTTGTCCGCGTTCGGCTACAAGCACATCGACGACTTCAACACCGGGGTGCGCTCGGGCAAGGTCAAGCCGCTGCCGGGCAGCGAGCGCAAGATCGCGCCGTACCCCTACCTGCTGGTCATCGTCGACGAGCTCGCGGACCTCATGATGGTGGCCCCGCGCGACGTCGAGGCCTCCATCCAGCGCATCACCCAGCTCGCCCGCGCCGCGGGCATCCACCTCGTCCTCGCCACCCAGCGTCCCTCGGTCGACGTCGTCACCGGCCTCATCAAGGCCAACGTCCCGTCCCGGCTCGCCTTCGCCACCTCCTCCCTGGCCGACTCCCGGGTCGTCCTCGACCAGCCGGGCGCGGAGAAGCTCATCGGACAGGGTGACGCGCTGTTCCTGCCCATGGGCTCCTCCAAGCCCATGCGCGTGCAGGGTGCGTGGGTCACCGAGTCCGAGATCCACGCCGTCGTGGACCACGTCAAGACCCAGCTGCGGCCCACCTACCGCGAGGACGTCATCGCGCCGGTGGTCAAGAAGCAGGTCGACGAGGACATCGGCGACGACCTCGACCTGCTCCTGCAAGCGGCCGAGCTGGTGGTGACGACGCAGTTCGGTTCCACCTCCATGCTCCAGCGCAAGCTGCGCGTGGGCTTCGCCAAGGCGGGCCGGCTCATGGACCTGCTCGAGTCCCGCGAGGTCGTGGGCCCGTCGGAGGGCTCGAAGGCCCGCGAGGTCCTCGTCCAGCCCGACGACCTGCCCGCCACGCTGGCTCTCCTGCGCGGCGAGGAACCCCCGCCCGAGGACGACGACGGGCCGGCCGCGGAGGTCGGGCCGGCCCACGACGGGGCAGACCGCTACGCCGACGGGGTCGCCGGACACGGTCCTGCCGCCGTGGCCGAGGACTTCTACGACGACGTCGACGGCGGCGAGGACGCCTGGGAGCTGACCGGGCGGTAGTCGGCGGCCGGCGCCCCGCCGGGGGCGGAACCCTCAGCGGCGCTCCGCCCGGGGCAGAGCCCTCAGCGGGGCAGGACCTCGGGCTCGGGCCCCGTCGGCTCGGGCGGGTCGGTCCGCTCGGGCTCGGCCATCACCTCGGCGACCCGGGCGGCCCGCGCCGCGATCGTCTCCGGCGCGAGGGACAGGCCGTCGGGCCGGGAGCCGGCCACCAGCTCGTGGAGCGGGTGGATGCGCTGGCCGCCGGCCCGGTCGACGGTCACGGCCGTCCACTCCAGGTCGGTGACCCGGGCGGGGCCCTCCGGAGGCGCGGTGACCGTCGCAGTGACCATGGTGCCCGTGGCCGTCTCCATGGTGCAGCACGCGCTGTCCTGGTTGGAGATGAAGTTGCCCATCGACCACGCGACCCACATGCCCGTGCCGTCCGGCCCGCCGTCGAGCCGGGCCAGCGGCTGGGGGACGTGCGAGTGGTTGCCCAGGACGAGGTCGACCTGCCCGGACGCGGCGAGCTCGTCGCCGATGCGCAGCTGCTCCTCGATGGGGGCGTGGACGTACTCCGTGCCCCAGTGCATGCTCACCACGACGAGGTCGGCGCCGGCGGCCCGGGCGGCCCGCGCCTGCTCCACCAGCGCCCCGGTCTCCCCGGCAGCCGTGGTCGTGACGGCCCAGGGCGAGCTCGGCGGCGCGGGCAGGCCGTTGTCGAGCGTCGTCGCGGCGAGGTGGGCGACCACGACCTCCCGGCCGGCCCGCTCGAGGACGTAGAGCTGGGGCTCGGCCGCCTCCTCGGCGGTCCGCGCGGTGCCGACCGCCCCCATGCCCGCCGCCTCGAGCATGTCGAGGGTGTGGAAGACCCCGGCCGTGCCCCGGTCCATCGAGTGGTTGGTCGCCGTGGCGCACCCGTCCCACCCCAGCGACTCCAGGCCGGGGACCAGCTCCGACGGGGCGCCGAACATCGGGTAGGCCGTGACGGCCTCGCCCGGTGGGGCCAGCGGGACCTCGAGGGAGCACAGCGCGAGGTCGGCGCCCTCGGTCCACGGGCGCGCCGCGGCCATGAGCGGGGCGAAGTCGTACGTGCCGTCGGGGCGCTGGGCCATGCGGTTGACGGCCGCGTGGGGCAGGACGTCGCCGGCCGAGAGGATGGTGAGGACGGCCGGGTCCGCGGTGGTGGGCTCCGCGGTGGTGGGCGCCGGGGCCGGGGCGGTGCCCTGCACGGTCGGTGTCGCGGACGGCGTGGCCGCTGCGGTGGACGACGGGGCCGGCGGCGCGCCGTCGGGCTGCTGGCCGCTCAGGGCCGAGGTCGCGACCAGCACCGCCGTCACGGCGCCGGCTCCGAGGAGCGCCCCGGCCACCGGCAGGGCGCGACGGGGCCGCTCCTGACGGGCGTGCCGGGCGAACCCCATAGGCGAAGGATAGATCGCCCGGGCGCGCGCGACCGGGCGGGGTCCGGCGCGGCGCGTGACCGAGCGCTCTGCGGCCGCCCCGGTGGCCGCGGGGTCATAGGGTGGGGGCCGTGACCAACCCTTCGGCGACGCCCGCCCAGCCCGTGCCGCTGTGGAACATCGCGAACGTGCTGACGATGCTCAGGATCGTCCTGGTGCCGGTCTTCGCGTGGCTGTTCCTCCTCGACGGTGACGCCGCCCGCCTCTGGGCGACTGCCGTCTTCGCCGTCGCGGCGGCCACCGACAAGCTCGACGGGCACCTGGCCCGCAGCCGCGGTCTCGTCACCGACTTCGGCAAGCTCGCCGACCCCATCGCCGACAAGGCGCTGGTGATCACGGCCCTGGTGCTGCTGTCCCTCGACGGGCTGCTGCCCTGGTGGGTGACGGTCGTCATCGTCGTGCGGGAGCTGGGGATCACCGCGCTGCGCTCGTACCTCAAGCGCCGCGACTACGTCATGGCCGCCTCGCGCGGGGGCAAGCTCAAGACCACCCTGCAGGTCGTCTTCATCCTCATGCTGCTGGTGCCGTGGCACGCGTTCGTGCCCAGCGGGGTCGCGGACTTCATCGACCTGCTCGCGTGGATCGTCGTGCTGGCGACCGTGGCCGTGACCCTGCTCACCGGGATCGACTACGTCCTCAAGGCACTGCAGATCGTCCGCGGCCAGGAGCGGGCCGGCGAGCGGGACCCCTCGGCCTGACCGTGCGCACCCGCGGCCCGCACGCGCGCGCTCCGGCCGGCGCGGGGAGCACCGAGCGGCTGGTCCGTCTCCTCGCGGGGCGCGGGGCCACCCTCGCCGTCGCCGAGTCCCTCACGGGCGGGGCGGTCGCCGCCCGGCTGGTGACGGTGCCCGGGGTCTCCGGCGTCCTGCGCGGCGCCGTCGTGGCCTACGCCACCGACCTCAAGGCCGAGCTCCTCGGGGTCGATCCCGTGCTCCTCGCCGTGCACGGTCCCGTCCACCCCGAGGTCGCCCGTCAGATGGCCCGCGGGGTCGCGGCGCGGCTCGGTGCCTCGCACGCGCTGGCGACCACGGGCGTCGCCGGCCCGGGACCCGCCGACGGCCGGGCTGCCGGGACGGTGGTCGTGGCGGTCCACGGTCCCTCCGGCGAGCGCGTGCGGACCCTTGCCCTGGCCGGCACGCGGTCCGTCGTCCGCGAGGCTGCTCTACGTTGCGCCCTGGCCCTGCTCGCCACGGAGCTCGAGGGCGGGCGGCGGGGGGAACAAGGAGCCGGGTCCTGCCGTTGACAGAGGTGACGGCCCCGGACCCGGGGGCCGAGAACCGGTAGGTGAGGAACACGAGCCAGTACCAGTACCGCGGAGGCCACGCTGCCGGCACCGCCCGGCGCCCCGGTGGTCGTCCTGAAGGGGGCCGCCCCCAGAGGGTTGGCCAGCACCCTGTGCACGCGGCAGGGTACGGTAGAACGACGACGCCCGAGAGGGCAGGGGAGGAGGGCCGCACGATGATCCTGCTTCGACGCGAGATCGGTGACGTGCTGCGTGACGCGCGCCAGCGTCAGGGCCGCACCCTGCGTGAGGTCTCCTCCGCCGCGCGCGTGTCCCTCGGCTATCTCAGCGAGGTCGAGCGCGGCCAGAAGGAGGCCTCGTCCGAGCTGCTCGCATCCATCTGCGAGGCGCTCAACGTCCCCATGAGCTTCGTCCTCCGCGCGGTCTCGGACCGGGTCGCGGTCAGCGAGGGCGTCAACGTGCCGGACACCGTCCCCGAGGAGCTGCTCCGCCGGGAGAGCGCCCTGCAGCCGATCGGCTGATCCCGCGGGCCGGCCCCACCGACCGCGCGAACGACGCAGGAGATCCTGTCAGGCCTCGCCTGGCAGGATCTTCGGCGTCTCGGCGTCAGCGTGCGTCGGTGGCGGCCCGGCCGACGGGAACGGGCTGGCAGTGCGGGCAGTAGAACGCCCGTCGCGCCGTCGGGGCCCGTCCCACCTCGCCCAGCGCGACCGGGGTCCCGCAGCGCGGGCACGGTCGCCGGTCCCGGCCGTGGACGTTGGTGCTGCGGCGCGGGTCGTCGGTGGCTCGCGGGGTGCGCGCGGTGACCGAGCGCAGCATGAGGGCCCGGGCCGTCGCGACCACCGCGGCCGCGGTGTCGCCGAGGTCACCGGCGGGCGCCCACGGCGAGACCCGGTGCGCCCAGAGGCTCTCGGCCATGTAGATCGTCCCCAGGCCGGCGACGACGCGCTGGTCGAGGAGGACCTCGCCGACGTCGCGGTCGCCCTGGTCGAGGATCCGGCGCCCCGCCGCGGCGACGTCGAGGTCCGCGCCGAGGACGTCCGGCCCGAGGTGACCCACCACCCGGTGCTCCTCCACCGTGGGGACGAGGTTCATGAGGCCCAGGTCGATGCCCAGCGCGGTCCAGGCCGGGGTGCCCAGCACGGCCCGCACGCGGGGCGACCGGTCCACCCGTGACCTGCCGGCGGCGAGGTCGCCGGTGCGCACGATCCGCCACAGCCCGTCCATGCGCAGGTGCGTGTGGAGGGTGCGGCCGTCGTCGAGCCGCGTCAGCAGGTGCTTGCCGGCCGTGGCATGGCCCAGCACCCGGCGCCCGACGAGGTCGACCCCACCGAGGTCCGGCCAGCGCAGCTCGGCGCGAGCGAGGACCTGGCCGGCGAGCGCGGCGTCCAGGCGGCGGGCGACCCGCACCACGATGTCCCCCTCAGGCACCGGCGGCCCGCCTCGAGGACCGGGCCTGCCGCCAGGCCGGCACGTACAGCGGCGCACCCAGCAGCAGCGCGGCGGCGGCGATGAGCATCGCCAGCGAGAGCGAGGTGCCGTCGGCGACCGCGGTGAGCACGAGGATGCCCACGGCCCCCGCGGGCTGGGCGGCCATGGAGTTCAGGGACACCACGGTGGCCCGGTGCCCGGGGCCGACCTGGCGGTGCAGGAGGGTCATGTGCGCCGGGTTGGACGCGCCGTGGGCCACATAGGCCACAAGGTACGCGGCGACGATCCCGGCCACGCCCGCGACGAGCCCGATCCCGACGACGGCGATCCCCTGGAGGATCCGCAGCAGGGCGGCCGCCGGTGCCAGCCCGGTGCGCCGCGCGAGCGCCGGGAGGAGTGCCGCGCCGGCCGCGGAGACGAGCCACGCGGCCGACGTCGCGGGTCCGGTCAGCGCGGCCGCCGCCTCGGTGTCGCCGATCACCTCGGCGAGCCGGACCGGCGTGAGGCTCTCGAGCGCGGCGAGGCCGAAGCCCCAGGTGAGCTCGACGGCGACGAGAGCCGCGAGCACGGCGGAGCCGCGCAGGAGGCGGACGCCGTCGGCGACGGCCCGCGGCGTCGCCGACAGCGAGCGCCAGACCCGCCCACGCGGTTCCTCGACCAGCGCCACCGCGATGCCCACCACCGTGAGGACCTGGACCGTCAGCGCTGCCACGACCGGCACCGCGAGAGCCTCGACGCCGGGAAGCGGGTCCCAGGCGACCAGCGCGCCGCCCGCCAGGGCGCCGCCGGCGATCGCGACGCCGAGCACCGTCCCCTGGGCGCTGAGACCCTTCTCGATCGGCGCAGCCGGGTCCGCGGCCTGGACGGCGTCGACGTACCAGGCCTCGAGCGGGCCGCTGTCGAGCGCCCGGTGGACACCCTGGAGGGCCCAGACCACCGCGAACGCCGCGACCGTCTCCGCGGCGAGGAGGACCCCCAGGGCGACGGCGCCCACGAACGCGGCCAGGAGGAGCACCCGACGGCGGCCGAGCGAGTCGGCCAGCCCGCCGGTGGGCAGCTCGAGCGCCAGGACCACGGCGCCCTGGAGGGCCGCCACGGTGCCCACCTCGGTCAGGCTCAGTCCCCGCTCGAGGGGGAGCAGGACGGTGACCGGGATGACGAGCCCCACGGGGAGCCAGCGCAGGGCGCTGACGAGCAGGAAGCGGCGCGTGGCCGACCGGGGCGTCAGGGTCATGGTGGGTCGCCCTGGGGGAAGGCGTGCACCAGCCCGGTCTCGGCGAGCCGGATCGCGCGGGCGTCCGGGCGCAGGGTGCGAGGTCGGCTCACCCTGCGCACGATAGTTGTGCACGGAAAGTGTGTAACCGCTCCGTGCCATGATGAGGCGTGGCGAGGACCCCTTCCACCGTCGACCTCGTGCCGCTTCCGGTGGCTGCCCTGGCCGCACTGGCCGACGGGGACCTCGCGGCGGCCCGCGCCGCGTCCGGCCTGCCGCTGACGGAGTTCTTCCTCACGCCGCGCGCGGTGAGCCTGTGGCGGCTGCGGCTCGGCCAGATCCGGGAGGACCCCGAGGCCGCGGCCTGGGTGGCCCGCGCGGCGGTGCTGTCCCCGTCCGGCGAGGTGGTCGGGCACGCCGGCTTCCACGGACCGCCCGACGCTGCCGGGATGGTGGAGATCGGCTACTCGATCGCCCCGGCCTACCGCCGGCGTGGGCACGCCCGGGCCGCTGTGCGCGCCCTCCTGGCCCTGGCCGCGGCGGACCCGCGCGTGCGCACCGTCCGGGCCTCGATCAGCCCGGACAACGCCGCCTCCCTCGCCACCGTCGCACCGCTGGGCTTCGTCCGGGTCGGCGAGCAGTGGGACGACGAGGACGGCCTCGAGGTGGTCCTCGAGCGTCCGGTCCGCCCGGTGGGACCGGCGGATCGGCCGGACCGAGCCGGCCCTGCCGACGTCGGCCACGGCACGGGTCGCGCCGCCGGCGCCGATCGCACCGGTCCCGAGGTCGACGTCCTCGTCGTCGGTGCCGGCCCGACCGGCCTCGCGCTGTGCGCCCAGCTGCTCGCGCACGGCGCGCGCGTGCGACTGGTCGACCGGGGCGCCGACCGTGCGCACGAGTCCCGTGCGCTCGCGGTCCAGCCGCGGACGATGGAGGTCCTCGCCCCGCTGGGGATCACGGCCGCGCTCGTGGCCGAGGGCAACCCGGCGGTGCGGCTGGCCGTCCACCTCGGACGCCGCACGGCCGTCGTGCCGCTGTCGGGGACGGGACTGGACACCCCGTACCCGTTCCTGCTCTTCCTCTCCCAGGCCCGCACCGAGCAGGTCCTCATCGACCACCTCGCCGGGGGCGGTCTGGCCCCCGAGCGCGAGGTCGAGCTGACGGGCCTCAGTGCGGGTGCCCGGGGGGTGACCTGCCGGCTGCGCGGGCCGGACGGCGAGGAGCAGGTGGTCCGGGCGGGGTACGTCGTGGGCTGCGACGGTGCCCGGAGCACCGTGCGAGACCTCGCCGGCATCGCCTTCCTCGGCGAGCGCTACCCGCAGTCCTTCGTCCTGGCCGACGTCGCGGCCGACGGCCCGGCCCCCGGGGCGGCGCACGCCTACGTGGGCCGCGACGGGATGCTCCTGATGTTCCCGATCGAGCAGCCCGCCCCGTGGCGCATCGTGGCCATGCGGCGTGCGGGTGCGCCCCACGGTGCCGAGGTCACCCTCCCCGAGGTCCAGGCGCTGGTGGACGCGCACACCAGCGGCGTACGGCTCCACGACCCCGTCTGGCTCTCGGCGTTCGGGCTGGCGCGCCGGCGAGCGAGCCGGCTGCGGGCCGGCCGCGTGCTCCTGGCCGGGGACGCCGCCCACGTCCACAGCCCGGCCGGCGCCCAGGGCATGAACACCGGGATCCAGGACGCGGTCAACCTCGGGTGGAAGCTCGCGCTGGT is a window from the Georgenia muralis genome containing:
- a CDS encoding GNAT family N-acetyltransferase, with product MARTPSTVDLVPLPVAALAALADGDLAAARAASGLPLTEFFLTPRAVSLWRLRLGQIREDPEAAAWVARAAVLSPSGEVVGHAGFHGPPDAAGMVEIGYSIAPAYRRRGHARAAVRALLALAAADPRVRTVRASISPDNAASLATVAPLGFVRVGEQWDDEDGLEVVLERPVRPVGPADRPDRAGPADVGHGTGRAAGADRTGPEVDVLVVGAGPTGLALCAQLLAHGARVRLVDRGADRAHESRALAVQPRTMEVLAPLGITAALVAEGNPAVRLAVHLGRRTAVVPLSGTGLDTPYPFLLFLSQARTEQVLIDHLAGGGLAPEREVELTGLSAGARGVTCRLRGPDGEEQVVRAGYVVGCDGARSTVRDLAGIAFLGERYPQSFVLADVAADGPAPGAAHAYVGRDGMLLMFPIEQPAPWRIVAMRRAGAPHGAEVTLPEVQALVDAHTSGVRLHDPVWLSAFGLARRRASRLRAGRVLLAGDAAHVHSPAGAQGMNTGIQDAVNLGWKLALVATGRAAPDLLDTYEAERMPVARRVLRMTDRAFTVATSTAPAVRLARAHVAPRLLAVVLRARRVPALGFRVVAQLTISYRGSPLAGDPTRHHQRAWGGPSGRRLRAGDRLPVVPLVGGGPATLHGALARPAFHLLLAGRPVRPDGDHGPAPGDLGGLGGLVRRGDLRVLHVVGPGAQRPTLAEPDVLVVRDGADLERLGLARPDGALLVRPDGHLAHRGASAGARAWLARWLRP
- a CDS encoding DNA-formamidopyrimidine glycosylase family protein; protein product: MPEGDIVVRVARRLDAALAGQVLARAELRWPDLGGVDLVGRRVLGHATAGKHLLTRLDDGRTLHTHLRMDGLWRIVRTGDLAAGRSRVDRSPRVRAVLGTPAWTALGIDLGLMNLVPTVEEHRVVGHLGPDVLGADLDVAAAGRRILDQGDRDVGEVLLDQRVVAGLGTIYMAESLWAHRVSPWAPAGDLGDTAAAVVATARALMLRSVTARTPRATDDPRRSTNVHGRDRRPCPRCGTPVALGEVGRAPTARRAFYCPHCQPVPVGRAATDAR
- a CDS encoding CapA family protein, with protein sequence MGFARHARQERPRRALPVAGALLGAGAVTAVLVATSALSGQQPDGAPPAPSSTAAATPSATPTVQGTAPAPAPTTAEPTTADPAVLTILSAGDVLPHAAVNRMAQRPDGTYDFAPLMAAARPWTEGADLALCSLEVPLAPPGEAVTAYPMFGAPSELVPGLESLGWDGCATATNHSMDRGTAGVFHTLDMLEAAGMGAVGTARTAEEAAEPQLYVLERAGREVVVAHLAATTLDNGLPAPPSSPWAVTTTAAGETGALVEQARAARAAGADLVVVSMHWGTEYVHAPIEEQLRIGDELAASGQVDLVLGNHSHVPQPLARLDGGPDGTGMWVAWSMGNFISNQDSACCTMETATGTMVTATVTAPPEGPARVTDLEWTAVTVDRAGGQRIHPLHELVAGSRPDGLSLAPETIAARAARVAEVMAEPERTDPPEPTGPEPEVLPR
- the pgsA gene encoding CDP-diacylglycerol--glycerol-3-phosphate 3-phosphatidyltransferase, whose translation is MTNPSATPAQPVPLWNIANVLTMLRIVLVPVFAWLFLLDGDAARLWATAVFAVAAATDKLDGHLARSRGLVTDFGKLADPIADKALVITALVLLSLDGLLPWWVTVVIVVRELGITALRSYLKRRDYVMAASRGGKLKTTLQVVFILMLLVPWHAFVPSGVADFIDLLAWIVVLATVAVTLLTGIDYVLKALQIVRGQERAGERDPSA
- a CDS encoding helix-turn-helix domain-containing protein: MILLRREIGDVLRDARQRQGRTLREVSSAARVSLGYLSEVERGQKEASSELLASICEALNVPMSFVLRAVSDRVAVSEGVNVPDTVPEELLRRESALQPIG
- a CDS encoding CinA family protein, encoding MRTRGPHARAPAGAGSTERLVRLLAGRGATLAVAESLTGGAVAARLVTVPGVSGVLRGAVVAYATDLKAELLGVDPVLLAVHGPVHPEVARQMARGVAARLGASHALATTGVAGPGPADGRAAGTVVVAVHGPSGERVRTLALAGTRSVVREAALRCALALLATELEGGRRGEQGAGSCR
- a CDS encoding MFS transporter, producing the protein MTLTPRSATRRFLLVSALRWLPVGLVIPVTVLLPLERGLSLTEVGTVAALQGAVVLALELPTGGLADSLGRRRVLLLAAFVGAVALGVLLAAETVAAFAVVWALQGVHRALDSGPLEAWYVDAVQAADPAAPIEKGLSAQGTVLGVAIAGGALAGGALVAWDPLPGVEALAVPVVAALTVQVLTVVGIAVALVEEPRGRVWRSLSATPRAVADGVRLLRGSAVLAALVAVELTWGFGLAALESLTPVRLAEVIGDTEAAAALTGPATSAAWLVSAAGAALLPALARRTGLAPAAALLRILQGIAVVGIGLVAGVAGIVAAYLVAYVAHGASNPAHMTLLHRQVGPGHRATVVSLNSMAAQPAGAVGILVLTAVADGTSLSLAMLIAAAALLLGAPLYVPAWRQARSSRRAAGA